From the genome of Flavobacterium ovatum, one region includes:
- a CDS encoding YceI family protein, whose protein sequence is MKNLKTIALALALVLTTATINAQTKKINASTSSINWVGKKVTGKHNGTVNFKEGKLTFKANKLAGGTFTVDMTSLTATDLSGEYQGKLNGHLKSEDFFGTEKYPTSTLVIKKITAKSNDVYTVMADLTIKGKSNPVNFELTVKGNTASTKFNVDRTKYDIKYGSGSFFDNLGDKAISDEFELAIDLKF, encoded by the coding sequence ATGAAAAACTTAAAAACAATTGCACTAGCCTTAGCGTTAGTATTGACAACGGCAACAATCAATGCTCAAACAAAAAAAATTAATGCTTCAACAAGTAGTATAAACTGGGTAGGAAAAAAAGTAACAGGAAAACACAATGGTACTGTCAATTTCAAAGAAGGAAAACTTACTTTCAAAGCCAATAAATTAGCAGGCGGAACATTTACCGTGGACATGACATCATTGACAGCCACTGATCTTAGTGGTGAGTACCAAGGAAAACTAAACGGTCACTTAAAATCAGAAGATTTTTTTGGTACTGAAAAATATCCAACATCTACTTTAGTAATAAAAAAAATTACAGCTAAATCTAATGATGTTTATACTGTAATGGCTGATTTAACAATCAAAGGAAAATCAAATCCTGTAAACTTTGAATTAACAGTAAAAGGAAATACAGCTTCGACTAAATTTAATGTGGATAGAACCAAATATGATATAAAATACGGTTCAGGAAGCTTTTTTGATAACCTAGGTGACAAAGCAATTTCAGACGAATTTGAACTAGCAATTGATTTAAAATTCTAA
- a CDS encoding YceI family protein yields the protein MKNLKLLLLTLFVLFSFSKAEAQDKKIDVSKSIINWTGKKITGQHEGTIKFKEGILMFNNNKIVGGRFVADMTSLDNTDQTGSSKAKLEGHLKSDDFFGIYNFDTALLFFKSVTDKGNNTYTVIGSLTIKGNTHPIIFDLVVKGNTASAKLDVDRTKYDIRYGSGSFFDDLGDKTIYDQFQLNVNLVF from the coding sequence ATGAAAAATCTAAAACTACTTCTACTCACACTCTTTGTTCTTTTCAGTTTTTCAAAAGCTGAAGCACAAGACAAAAAAATAGACGTTTCTAAAAGTATTATCAATTGGACTGGAAAAAAAATAACAGGACAACATGAAGGAACCATCAAATTTAAAGAAGGAATCCTAATGTTTAATAACAATAAAATCGTTGGCGGAAGATTTGTAGCTGATATGACCTCACTAGACAATACAGACCAAACCGGAAGCTCAAAAGCTAAACTGGAAGGACATTTAAAATCAGATGACTTTTTTGGAATCTATAATTTTGACACTGCTTTACTATTCTTTAAAAGCGTTACAGACAAAGGAAACAATACCTATACCGTTATTGGAAGTTTGACTATCAAAGGAAATACACATCCTATTATTTTTGATTTAGTTGTGAAGGGAAATACAGCATCAGCTAAATTGGATGTAGACCGTACTAAATATGATATCAGATATGGCTCAGGAAGCTTTTTTGATGATTTAGGTGATAAAACCATTTACGATCAATTTCAACTTAATGTAAACTTAGTCTTCTAA
- a CDS encoding PAS domain S-box protein has protein sequence MDEVKPTYEELQLKIAELELVIDGLYNEKEKLSSSIENSQKDNTVFDNNKDGEVILNTFFERITDAFIALDSNWCYTYINQKAGEYLEFNPKEIIGKCIWDVFPLGQELPFYEVYHTAFKNQEYAYLEEYYPSLDLWFENHIYPSLDGISVFFKDITIQKRNKELLELSEKRFRALVENNDEIISIIDKNMNLVFRSAAAARITGWSHEEREGISTEEYVHPDYLEYLADKIKESVASPDVLVPILIQVKHKHGNYIWLEGSMINKLGDVAVEGIIVNIRDVTEKLKITNALTIERDKFLKITATSPGMIYSMRQNLDDSLSFPYASKAIQTICGFTYDEIDKDPNLIFSSIHPQDITALMSKIHKAKSELVPLRHEYRYYHPVKGMLWHEVNSLPDLEPEGTVICHGIITDITEKVNANKKIVKASRLYFFISQINQMIVQTTDQETLFSKACEIAVDLGKFKMACIGLLDEDTKKFIPQMSAGADDGYLEILKTITIGDIPLGRGPVGKSLREGRIVFCNDIATDPTMAPWREEALKRDFRSLMSLPIKKFGSVVGVFVFYSDEVDFFDKEEEALLEEATGDVAFALELFDKEAMRINVEKELIESEQRYHTLAEVSPVGIFRSNLDGMITYASSNMKQMSGLSFEDFKNCDWIKAVHIDDRKCVVNLWNDLIDQREEQSKEFRFVQSDGTIIWVLGNAIPEKDSLNQVVGFIGSLTDISEIKLAEVEIRTNNLRFEKITSTTNDIVFELDLVSGKSWHNKSYNEILGFYDDNFTAQENQKLWRSRLHPEDRERIIKSFEDVIEQNLNYWASEFRFLKKDGNYGFFYERDVIIRDESGKPIRILGSMLDISELKKTEEEFREVNKKLEGVLNALPDLLFEIGGDGIIKSYHSHRDELLTVPSEQFLGKQYSEILPPQAAKICEEAINESFEKGYSTGKQYWLELPSGKHWFELSMSTLENKDFTETNFICLSRDVTPTKKIEESLVKSKRRYRGLLGNLDAAIIVFSPDKSIIMSNNKASELFRIDAENKEILKQVVSKLIFIDHHQKEIPFDNYPVNQIIRTNKSIKNLTTAFKNPENNSIVWVLVNGFPLWNENGEIDEIVISFIDITEQKLMENEITKAREEAEAANRAKTDFLANMSHEIRTPLNGIIGFSHLLIDSDSVENQKEYLTTINESANSLMQIVNDVLDFSKIESGNLELEVNEVNLVELCNQIIDLFKHQANQKNIALVLDIDQNIPPLILTDAVRLKQILVNLMGNALKFTELGEVRLMVYPKVAGDNDFTNIHFSVKDTGIGIKSYNNSKIFNSFVQEDNSTSRKFGGTGLGLAISNQLLELMGSKLELKSKFGVGSDFFFSVRFKSVFQNKNETGNVPPPVLKILSSKTILLVEDNKINMLLAKILIKKVMPNCVILEAYNGLEAIEKCISKQIDVIFMDIQMPIKNGYEASDEIRKIESYANVPIIALTAGILVGEKEKCFQFGMNDYLSKPIIFLDLEQMLVKWCSN, from the coding sequence ATGGATGAAGTGAAACCTACGTACGAAGAATTACAATTAAAAATAGCTGAACTAGAGTTAGTTATTGATGGGTTGTATAATGAAAAAGAAAAACTGAGTTCTAGTATTGAAAATAGCCAAAAAGACAATACCGTTTTTGATAATAATAAAGATGGAGAGGTAATCCTAAATACTTTTTTTGAGCGAATAACAGATGCGTTTATTGCACTAGATTCAAATTGGTGTTATACCTATATAAATCAAAAAGCGGGAGAGTACTTAGAATTTAATCCAAAAGAAATTATTGGTAAATGCATTTGGGATGTATTTCCTTTGGGCCAAGAGTTACCTTTTTACGAGGTTTATCATACAGCATTTAAAAATCAAGAATATGCTTACTTAGAAGAATATTATCCTTCACTTGATTTATGGTTTGAAAATCATATCTACCCTTCACTCGACGGAATTTCTGTGTTTTTTAAAGATATTACTATCCAAAAGAGAAATAAAGAGCTACTAGAATTAAGTGAGAAAAGATTCAGGGCTTTAGTTGAAAATAATGACGAAATTATTTCGATCATTGATAAAAATATGAATTTGGTTTTCAGGAGTGCTGCAGCTGCTAGAATTACAGGTTGGTCACATGAAGAACGTGAAGGGATTTCGACAGAAGAATATGTTCATCCAGATTATTTGGAATATTTAGCTGATAAAATAAAAGAATCCGTTGCTAGTCCTGATGTGTTAGTTCCTATTTTAATACAAGTGAAACACAAGCACGGGAATTATATATGGCTAGAGGGCTCAATGATTAATAAACTGGGTGATGTAGCTGTTGAAGGAATTATTGTAAACATAAGAGATGTAACTGAAAAATTAAAAATCACCAATGCTTTAACTATTGAGCGTGATAAGTTTCTTAAAATTACTGCTACTTCACCAGGAATGATTTATTCCATGAGACAGAATCTAGACGATTCATTATCTTTTCCGTATGCAAGTAAGGCTATACAAACGATTTGTGGTTTTACCTATGATGAAATTGATAAAGATCCTAATTTGATTTTCTCGTCCATTCATCCTCAGGATATCACAGCGTTAATGAGTAAAATCCATAAAGCTAAATCTGAGTTGGTCCCCTTAAGGCATGAATACCGTTATTACCATCCAGTAAAAGGCATGCTTTGGCACGAAGTCAACTCATTACCAGATTTGGAACCTGAAGGCACGGTTATTTGTCATGGAATAATCACTGATATCACTGAAAAAGTGAATGCTAATAAAAAAATAGTAAAAGCCAGTCGTCTATATTTTTTTATTAGCCAAATCAATCAAATGATTGTTCAAACAACTGATCAAGAAACATTGTTCAGTAAAGCTTGTGAAATTGCTGTAGACCTAGGTAAGTTTAAAATGGCCTGTATTGGTTTGCTGGATGAAGACACCAAAAAATTTATTCCACAGATGTCAGCTGGAGCTGACGATGGGTATTTAGAGATTTTAAAAACGATCACTATTGGTGATATTCCCCTTGGTAGAGGGCCTGTAGGGAAAAGTTTAAGAGAAGGTAGAATCGTTTTTTGTAATGACATTGCTACTGATCCAACTATGGCTCCATGGAGAGAAGAAGCCTTAAAACGTGATTTCCGTTCCTTGATGTCGCTTCCTATTAAGAAATTTGGATCTGTTGTGGGGGTTTTTGTCTTTTATTCAGATGAAGTTGATTTTTTTGATAAAGAAGAAGAAGCTTTACTTGAAGAGGCTACAGGAGATGTTGCATTTGCTTTAGAGTTATTTGATAAAGAAGCAATGAGAATCAATGTCGAAAAGGAGTTAATAGAAAGTGAGCAAAGGTATCATACCCTAGCGGAAGTGTCACCTGTTGGGATTTTTCGTTCTAATTTAGACGGGATGATTACCTATGCTAGTTCTAATATGAAGCAAATGTCTGGTTTGTCATTTGAAGATTTTAAAAATTGTGATTGGATAAAAGCAGTGCACATTGATGATAGAAAGTGTGTCGTTAATTTATGGAATGATTTAATTGATCAAAGAGAAGAGCAATCTAAAGAATTTCGTTTTGTACAATCTGATGGAACAATTATTTGGGTTTTAGGAAATGCAATTCCTGAAAAAGATTCTTTGAATCAGGTGGTAGGCTTTATCGGTAGTTTAACTGATATTTCAGAAATAAAATTAGCAGAAGTAGAAATAAGGACAAACAATTTAAGGTTTGAAAAAATTACTTCAACTACAAATGATATCGTTTTTGAATTAGATTTAGTAAGTGGTAAAAGCTGGCACAATAAGAGTTATAATGAAATTTTAGGTTTTTATGATGATAACTTCACTGCACAAGAGAATCAAAAGTTATGGCGCTCTAGGTTACATCCTGAAGATAGAGAGAGAATAATTAAATCATTCGAGGATGTTATCGAACAAAATTTGAATTATTGGGCATCAGAATTTAGATTTCTGAAAAAAGATGGGAATTATGGTTTCTTTTATGAAAGAGATGTCATCATTAGAGATGAGTCAGGAAAACCGATTCGAATTTTGGGCTCAATGTTGGATATTTCTGAACTCAAGAAAACAGAAGAAGAGTTTAGAGAGGTAAATAAAAAATTAGAAGGGGTGCTTAATGCACTTCCTGACTTATTATTTGAAATAGGTGGAGATGGAATTATTAAAAGTTATCATTCTCATCGAGATGAATTATTAACCGTTCCCTCAGAACAATTTTTAGGAAAACAATACAGTGAAATATTACCCCCTCAAGCGGCAAAAATATGTGAAGAGGCTATAAATGAATCTTTTGAAAAAGGTTATTCTACAGGTAAACAATATTGGTTAGAACTACCTAGTGGCAAACATTGGTTTGAACTTTCCATGTCAACATTAGAGAATAAGGATTTTACTGAAACTAATTTCATATGTCTTTCGCGAGATGTTACACCAACTAAAAAAATAGAGGAATCACTAGTAAAAAGCAAAAGAAGATATAGGGGTTTGTTAGGGAATCTAGATGCTGCAATTATTGTATTCAGTCCTGATAAATCTATTATTATGAGTAATAATAAAGCTTCGGAGTTGTTTCGTATTGATGCTGAGAATAAAGAAATTTTGAAGCAAGTTGTATCAAAGTTGATTTTTATAGATCACCATCAAAAAGAGATTCCTTTTGATAATTATCCAGTAAACCAGATAATAAGAACCAATAAATCGATTAAAAATTTAACAACAGCTTTCAAAAACCCTGAGAATAATTCGATAGTTTGGGTTTTAGTTAATGGTTTTCCTTTGTGGAATGAGAATGGAGAAATTGATGAAATAGTAATTAGCTTTATTGATATTACAGAACAAAAGCTAATGGAAAATGAAATCACGAAAGCTAGGGAAGAAGCTGAAGCAGCAAATAGAGCAAAAACAGATTTCTTAGCTAATATGAGTCATGAAATTAGAACGCCTTTAAATGGAATTATAGGCTTTTCTCATTTGTTGATAGATTCTGATTCTGTTGAAAACCAAAAAGAATATTTGACTACAATTAATGAATCAGCCAATAGCTTAATGCAGATTGTTAATGATGTTCTTGATTTTTCTAAAATTGAATCAGGTAATCTAGAATTGGAGGTTAATGAAGTTAATCTTGTAGAATTATGTAATCAGATTATTGATTTGTTTAAACATCAAGCTAATCAAAAAAATATAGCTTTAGTGCTAGATATTGATCAAAATATTCCACCACTTATATTGACAGATGCCGTTCGATTGAAACAAATTTTGGTTAATTTGATGGGTAACGCACTGAAATTCACAGAACTTGGAGAGGTGAGATTGATGGTTTATCCAAAAGTAGCGGGCGATAATGATTTTACGAACATTCATTTTTCAGTAAAAGACACAGGAATTGGTATTAAATCATATAATAATAGTAAAATCTTTAATTCATTTGTACAGGAAGATAACTCCACTAGTAGAAAATTTGGAGGAACAGGTTTAGGATTGGCAATTTCCAATCAGTTATTGGAATTAATGGGAAGTAAGTTAGAATTAAAATCAAAATTTGGTGTGGGTAGTGATTTCTTTTTTTCGGTACGTTTTAAGAGCGTATTTCAAAATAAAAATGAAACAGGTAATGTGCCCCCTCCAGTTTTAAAAATATTAAGTTCCAAAACTATTTTATTAGTTGAAGATAATAAAATTAATATGCTTTTGGCTAAAATATTAATCAAAAAAGTGATGCCTAATTGTGTAATACTTGAAGCTTATAATGGTTTAGAGGCTATAGAGAAATGTATATCTAAACAAATAGATGTCATCTTTATGGATATTCAAATGCCTATAAAAAACGGTTATGAAGCTTCTGATGAAATTAGAAAGATAGAATCATACGCTAATGTTCCGATAATTGCTTTGACTGCCGGAATATTAGTAGGTGAGAAAGAAAAATGTTTTCAATTTGGTATGAATGATTACTTATCTAAGCCTATTATTTTCTTAGATTTAGAGCAAATGTTAGTGAAATGGTGTAGTAATTAA
- a CDS encoding ABC transporter permease: MKRFRGFVQKEFYHIFRDKRSMFILFGMPIVQIMLFGFAITNEINNVNIAILDHAKDTESKEIVNKINASKYFHILQSLKSESEIESIFKKGQIKAVLVFEPDFAKNRETKYVGKIQVISDATDPNIANSITNYVNAILQNYAIEKNSSNQASPLIQTQTQLYYNPELKGVFTFVPGVMTIILMLVSAMMTSISITREKELGTMEILLVSPLKPFQVIIGKVFPYIFLSIINAMIILLLGYFVFKMPMQGNLFLLAFETVLFIVTALSLGILISTISNSQQTAMMISLMGLMLPVIILSGFIFPISSMPLPLRIISNIIPAKWFIIILKAILLKGATLSTIWKETAILLGMTMFFMGLSIKKYKIRLE; the protein is encoded by the coding sequence ATGAAAAGATTTAGAGGTTTTGTACAAAAAGAGTTTTACCATATTTTCAGAGATAAGCGTTCTATGTTTATTCTTTTTGGGATGCCTATTGTCCAAATTATGCTTTTTGGTTTTGCCATTACTAATGAAATCAACAATGTCAATATTGCGATTCTAGATCATGCAAAAGACACCGAATCGAAAGAGATTGTAAACAAAATAAATGCTTCAAAATATTTCCATATTCTACAATCTTTAAAAAGTGAATCTGAAATTGAATCGATTTTCAAAAAAGGCCAAATTAAGGCAGTTTTAGTTTTTGAACCTGATTTTGCTAAAAATAGAGAAACAAAATATGTTGGAAAAATTCAAGTAATTTCAGATGCAACTGATCCTAATATTGCGAATTCTATCACAAATTATGTGAATGCTATTTTACAAAATTATGCTATTGAGAAAAATAGCAGTAATCAAGCATCCCCTTTAATACAAACGCAAACTCAGCTGTATTATAATCCAGAACTCAAAGGCGTTTTTACCTTTGTCCCTGGCGTAATGACAATCATTTTGATGTTAGTTTCAGCCATGATGACCTCAATTTCTATCACACGTGAAAAAGAATTAGGAACAATGGAAATTTTATTAGTCTCCCCTTTAAAACCTTTTCAGGTGATTATAGGCAAGGTATTCCCGTATATTTTCTTATCGATAATCAATGCTATGATTATTTTATTGTTAGGTTATTTTGTCTTTAAAATGCCAATGCAAGGAAACTTATTTTTATTAGCTTTTGAAACTGTTTTGTTTATTGTTACAGCATTATCACTAGGTATTTTAATTTCAACCATTTCAAACTCACAGCAAACTGCCATGATGATCTCACTAATGGGACTGATGCTCCCGGTAATCATATTATCGGGGTTTATATTCCCCATTTCAAGTATGCCATTACCCTTAAGAATAATTAGCAACATCATCCCTGCCAAATGGTTTATCATCATACTTAAAGCTATTTTACTAAAAGGAGCTACTCTTAGTACGATTTGGAAAGAAACGGCAATTTTATTAGGGATGACTATGTTTTTCATGGGATTAAGCATTAAAAAATATAAAATCAGACTGGAATAA
- a CDS encoding ABC transporter ATP-binding protein, which yields MKIIEVKNLSKKFGDFTAVNSISFDVKKGEIFGFLGANGAGKTTAMKMLIGISTPTEGEALVAGFDVKTQTELVKKSIGYMSQKFSMYDDLTLKENITFFGGIYGLSRKQIKEKTAQLITDLGLEDVANKLISELPLGWKQKLSFSVALLHEPKIVFLDEPTGGVDPITRRQFWEMIYAQAAKGTTIFVTTHYMDEAEYCDRVSIMVDGKIEALNTPKNLKAQFGVNSMNAVFLKLARNIE from the coding sequence ATGAAAATCATAGAAGTAAAAAACCTCAGCAAAAAATTTGGTGATTTCACGGCAGTGAATTCCATTTCGTTTGATGTTAAAAAAGGAGAGATTTTCGGTTTCTTGGGTGCCAATGGTGCTGGAAAGACGACAGCTATGAAAATGTTGATCGGGATTTCAACTCCCACGGAAGGCGAAGCTTTAGTAGCGGGATTTGATGTGAAAACACAAACGGAATTAGTCAAAAAAAGCATTGGATACATGAGTCAAAAATTTTCAATGTATGATGATTTAACACTCAAAGAAAATATCACATTTTTTGGTGGAATCTATGGATTAAGTCGAAAACAAATTAAAGAAAAAACAGCACAACTTATTACTGACTTGGGCTTAGAAGATGTGGCGAACAAACTCATTAGTGAATTACCGCTAGGATGGAAACAAAAACTATCCTTTTCAGTTGCTTTGTTACATGAACCCAAGATCGTTTTTCTAGACGAACCCACAGGTGGTGTAGATCCTATTACCCGCAGGCAGTTTTGGGAAATGATATACGCTCAAGCTGCCAAAGGTACCACGATATTTGTGACCACACACTATATGGATGAAGCGGAGTATTGTGATCGGGTTTCGATCATGGTGGATGGAAAGATTGAAGCATTGAATACTCCAAAGAATTTAAAAGCTCAGTTTGGTGTGAATAGTATGAATGCTGTGTTTTTGAAATTAGCCAGAAATATTGAATAG
- a CDS encoding MarR family transcriptional regulator, producing the protein MKIEDITKTKGNLNDSTKIILNILYTEKVISEQFSEVLKPYDLSSEQYNVLRILRGQKGNPANMSIIQERMVAKTSNTTRLVDKLLLKEFVTRNVCPENRRKIEVLITQKGLDTLTELEPKVKEHEKSFSKKLTPEELKQLNELLEKYRNK; encoded by the coding sequence ATGAAAATAGAAGACATAACAAAAACGAAAGGAAACTTAAATGATTCTACAAAAATTATTTTAAATATTCTGTATACTGAAAAAGTCATTTCAGAGCAATTTAGCGAGGTATTAAAACCCTACGACTTATCAAGTGAGCAATATAACGTATTACGGATTTTGAGAGGACAAAAAGGGAACCCAGCTAATATGAGCATTATTCAAGAACGCATGGTAGCCAAAACTAGCAATACTACCCGATTAGTTGATAAACTTTTATTAAAAGAATTTGTTACCCGAAATGTATGTCCTGAAAACAGAAGAAAGATTGAAGTTTTAATAACCCAAAAAGGTTTGGACACCCTAACCGAATTAGAACCAAAAGTTAAAGAACATGAAAAATCATTTTCAAAAAAACTTACCCCAGAAGAGTTAAAACAATTGAACGAATTATTAGAAAAATACAGAAATAAATAA
- a CDS encoding ABC transporter permease, which yields MKTILFIIQKEFRQIFRNKAMLPMLFIMPFMQLLILSNAASFEVKNIAFSYIDNDHSSSSRELISKFEASPYFNVKASYPSKKEAVLDMQKGKVSVIVEIPQNFEQNMVKNHKSMLSVAIDAIDGAAAGVENVYISQIVSNYSQNIQTTLLQHNNGSFIVPKNILVIPSFWYNKTLNYKTFMVPGILVLLVTMLSLFLSSMNIVREKELGTLEQINVSPIQKHQFIIGKLFPFWIIGLVILTIGLLIAKLVFDVPMLGNIGLIYLFTTVYLLVVLGIGLFISNYTETQQQAMFIAWFFMVIFILMSGLFTPIESMPNWAQTITLFNPIRYFVEIIRLVLLKGATFSDIKIQFLIISLFALCLNTIAIWSYKKTN from the coding sequence ATGAAAACAATATTATTCATCATACAAAAGGAATTTAGACAAATATTTAGGAACAAAGCCATGTTGCCTATGTTGTTTATCATGCCCTTCATGCAATTATTGATCTTATCAAATGCTGCTAGTTTTGAAGTGAAAAACATTGCTTTTTCATACATCGACAACGATCATTCTTCTTCCTCCCGAGAGTTAATCAGTAAATTTGAAGCATCACCTTATTTCAACGTTAAAGCCTCTTATCCATCGAAAAAAGAAGCCGTACTCGATATGCAGAAAGGAAAAGTATCCGTCATCGTAGAGATCCCTCAGAATTTTGAACAAAATATGGTTAAGAACCATAAATCAATGCTTTCAGTTGCTATTGACGCAATTGATGGTGCCGCTGCAGGGGTAGAAAACGTATATATTTCTCAGATTGTTTCTAATTATAGCCAAAACATACAAACTACATTATTACAACACAATAATGGGAGCTTTATTGTACCCAAAAACATACTTGTAATCCCTTCTTTTTGGTATAACAAAACCTTAAATTATAAAACCTTTATGGTGCCTGGCATCTTGGTTTTATTAGTTACAATGTTATCTCTTTTCCTTTCATCTATGAATATAGTCCGAGAAAAAGAATTGGGAACATTGGAACAGATTAATGTAAGTCCTATACAAAAACACCAATTTATCATTGGAAAATTATTTCCGTTTTGGATTATTGGATTGGTTATTTTAACAATTGGATTATTGATTGCTAAACTAGTATTTGATGTTCCTATGTTAGGTAATATTGGGTTGATTTACTTATTCACTACTGTTTATTTATTGGTCGTTTTAGGTATTGGCTTATTCATATCCAATTATACAGAAACCCAACAACAAGCCATGTTTATTGCTTGGTTTTTCATGGTAATTTTTATCCTAATGAGCGGACTTTTCACCCCAATAGAAAGCATGCCTAACTGGGCACAGACGATTACATTATTCAACCCTATTCGGTATTTTGTTGAAATTATTCGTTTAGTACTATTAAAAGGAGCTACTTTTTCTGACATAAAGATTCAATTCTTAATTATCTCCTTATTTGCTCTTTGCTTAAATACAATTGCCATTTGGAGTTACAAAAAAACTAATTAA
- a CDS encoding NAD(P)H-dependent oxidoreductase, with product MNTFIEKQNWRYATKKFDATKKITIEDLDFLKEAIRLSSSSYGLQPYKVLIIENPELRAKIQPAAWGQSQIVDASHLVVFANVTEIAEPEIDSYVQNISATRNLPLEALSGYADFMKSKILSLSPEFKNTWSAKQTYLAMGNLLNAAAEKEIDVTPMEGFIPEQVNEILGLNKLGLNASLIATIGYRHTDDDTQHYKKVRKSQEELFITL from the coding sequence ATGAATACATTTATTGAAAAACAGAACTGGAGATACGCAACAAAGAAGTTTGATGCTACAAAAAAAATAACCATTGAAGATTTAGACTTCTTAAAGGAAGCGATTCGGTTGAGTTCCTCTTCTTATGGGTTACAGCCCTACAAAGTTTTAATTATTGAAAACCCCGAATTAAGAGCTAAAATTCAACCAGCAGCTTGGGGACAATCACAAATTGTTGATGCTTCACATTTAGTTGTTTTTGCTAACGTTACCGAAATAGCAGAGCCTGAAATTGATAGCTATGTACAAAACATAAGCGCTACTAGAAATTTACCTCTTGAGGCTTTATCTGGTTATGCCGATTTCATGAAGTCTAAAATCCTTAGTCTTAGTCCGGAATTCAAAAACACTTGGTCTGCCAAACAAACCTACTTAGCCATGGGGAATTTGTTAAATGCTGCCGCTGAGAAAGAAATTGACGTAACACCAATGGAAGGCTTTATTCCAGAACAGGTTAACGAAATTCTTGGTCTTAATAAATTAGGCCTTAATGCGTCACTAATTGCTACAATTGGCTACAGACATACTGATGACGATACACAACATTATAAAAAAGTTAGAAAATCACAAGAAGAATTATTTATCACACTATAA